The Lepidochelys kempii isolate rLepKem1 chromosome 11, rLepKem1.hap2, whole genome shotgun sequence DNA segment ATTTAAAAATGGACCAGCTACAGTGCTATAGATGAGAAGGTGCAATCTGGAATGAAATTACAAGGCAAACTCCATAAGAAAACATCTAGCAGACAGAAAGGTGGAAGATTAGTGCTCAGGGCCAGCACTACTAAGTTTGAGAGCTGATTTTGATAGTGTTTGAATAGTGTAATATTTACAGTTATTTCTGTAAATTTGATTTGAAGACATTTTGATGTTAGTCTTACCTACTCACTTTCAGTCGGCACCAGCTGCACTCTTCTTCACTCCCATACAAAGAAAATCATAGCCTATGTGAAAAATATGATCAAAATTTCCTCCTGACtcctgaaagggagaacagggaAAAGAAGAGgggtgaaaagaaaaacaaggtggaaaaatagaaagcaaaacaagaaaaaatacacagagaagaaaagagatgagaagtgaaaaacaaaatgaacaaaagaCATAGGTCAGGGTGAACATACAGAAAACAGATGAGATAAATCAAAGGTGGAATGGGATgtggtgtgtatgtgtagaggagGGGTGGCCAGGCATTGGCCAAGACATAGCTCTTGCTAAAAAACTTTAGGAACCACTCCCTTTTATTATCACTATGAACTTCCAATAATTATCCACCCTATATTTCTTCTTTTATGCCTATCTTCTGCAACTCTCACTTCAGTGGCATTATTGCAAGGTTCAACAcctcttgcatcttgtttgctgGGCCCTGATACTGTTGAATTAAGATTTTATATGCTTTGTGGCATATAGTTCCAGACCATATAATATTTGAATTCCATTGGAGAATGCACTGAAGAATGGCAACACAAGATATTGGCCCTGTCATTGCTGTTTCATCCAAACAGGAGAGAGGCCCACTCTGACTCCTCCAAAGAGGAGCTGCTATTGAGAGGACAGAAGCAGGCCTCTTAGATcctcagggccagctctacaCTTTTTGCAGCCCCAAGCAGCGCGCCGAATTGCCACCTGAAGAAGggagctgctgccaaattgctGCGGCGGGACTGTGAAGATACAAACTGACGCTGAATTGCCAcggcagcaaaaaaaacccatgtcGCCCTAACGACgcacggactgccgcccctttaaattgccgccccAGGCAtctgcttggaatgctggtgcctggagccagccctgcagaTCCTTATCCAAAATCCAGTGAAGTCTATGGGactctttccattaacttcagtggtctttggattgGACTCTTAGCTTCACCTCAAGTAGAAACTGTGACTGACTTGTCAAAGTAGGAGATATGATGATTGGACCTGGTTGCAGGAAGTCAGAAAGCTAAGGCTTGTTGGGAGTCTGGGTGACTAGAAGGATAAAGCTATGATATTGTCAGTGATATGCATAGAGAAGGAATCTCAGAAAGTTTGGATAATAAGGTTTGCATATCATTAGGTTTGGATAATTAGGTTTGCATAATCCTACAAGTCCTTTGAGTTATGCTTATCACTAATTTTATGTATCAGATATAAATGCCTAATTTTCCATGGCAAGTTGATAGTTTCTCTGTATCAAACATTACTGAAGTGCAGAAAAGAAAGGATGACATTAGTATACTGATTAGAACTGAGAAAATTTCTTTGGAGGTGGAGTTTTATCTTCAACTTCaaaagagtctttccattgctgAAATTTTCATACTGTATTTTAAAGCTATTACTCTTAATTTTCATTTCTGTTCAACACATTttcttgtaaatatttttttcttaatgcaatacgtttttcctttttaaaatcatagTTTCATATTATTGAGGACCAAAATCACAAAGGACGAGAGAAAGCTATTGTTTTTCCAGCTCACACAACTATTGCATTTAGTGTATTTGAACTTTATATTCACTTGGATGGTAATTTTGGTAAGTGATTTATTTGTGCTATTATTATAATTGCTAATATAGTAATTTGATTCTTTAAAACATTGTTCTTGAACTGAGACTTGACATGTGTCAGCCCCAATCCTATAAATATTTATGCTCATACTTAATTTTATACATGTCAGTTGTCTGACCTCATCAGAGCCTTAATCCACTTTTAATTCTTAGCTTTAATTCACAATTAATTCTTGCTAGGATAAATATAAAAGGCATTAAAGGGTCTGATTTATCCTGGAAATGCTTTCACAGAATTAACTATTTAAATGTaagtttttgaaaaatgaaaatcaCACTGTTAAcaatgaaacattaaaaaatgcaTCTGCATATCAGTGTATGCCTTTGCTGgtttgtaagaaactgaatatcTTAGGGCCATCTGATCCATTTCTCCATAAAAGAGGAATGTGGCAtggcagccccgccccgcccccccccccaaaaggcacGTCTGtgaaattgataaaaacattttCCCTGCCTGGAACTTCTATTTCAGTTTGCCACAAACCAATGAAACACAGTCAGAGACTAGTCAGACACGGTCACCTCCAAATCtttacaaagtttaaaaaaaacgaACAGTTACACAGAACAAAGTGATTGACCTGCCTATACTCTCCCTGTCTGTGGAAAGGATGTGGTTTATAAATTCTCCTAATTTCCCAGTGTGCTTTATCCCAGCCCAGGACTTCAATTAGATAGGAACCTTCAGTCAGTCAAAGTATGGGGGTAATAATAACCCATAATATagttttagggcttgatcctgcactcattaaagttaatggcaaaactcccattgacctcagaagtgcaggatcaggactttagTGACATATAATTTagattgtatttaaaaaatataaccaAAAAGATAGATAATATTCCATGAGGTAATTCTTACCTCCATATATGCAAATAACACTACTCACTTGTTAGAGACTCTGATTGGGGCCCCACATGCTTTGCAACACATTGGAGATACATTTTATGACAGGGGCACTCTGAATTTTGAAGCATAGTGACACATTTACATTTCTGTGACAACCttatgtgcatttaaaaaaaacagtagtTATTGAATTAACTTTGAAAAACGATAATACAAGCAGTACAGAATCCCTCtgatattcattttaatattaaattgAACATATAAATCCTAATTTTggaattattttccattttactTTGTCACTGCACAGTTGGGGATAGGTGCACTAGTTAGATGTTTTTACTAAGATGACCAATGAAATAGCAATATTGATATTTAAATTTTTATCATTAAGGTGCAGAGGTAATCCCCAATACAGATGAATGAGAGGTGTTAGGATATCTCTTTAACGTTCTTTGTAAATTTATTAAGATGATATACTTACTTCAAAGCCTTTTCTTTACAATATTAGAGGctaaaaaattaagaattttatttgtttaatttaaaagtttTACAGCTAATTATGTGGTGAATAACATGGTTGGGAATCACGGAAAATCAGTCACAATTTCAGATTTTCCATTTTTGGTTTCAAATGGGTTTGTGACTCTGCTTTTACTCCAAACGTGAGGCAGTCTGTTAATGGAATGCTGACTGCCTTAGACATTTAACCTGGCCAGGAAACCGTAAGGAAATGCCTCTTGTGAAAGTCACTATAAACCatctaaattaataaattaaGTAGTTACTACTTCATCTCATCTTCTTTCTCTGCTTCATCTCATTTTTTGTGCTAACACTGTGTGCATGTGGTTTTACACCATCTTTCCTAGGAATTAAAGACCCAGTAGAATGACTAATAGAAAAGCTGAATTTAATTTTAAGCATTCTCTTAGTTTTATAATACGTGTTAtataacaaaacattttgtacTAAGCTGTGTTTTGAAATTGTGTAGCTTTTGAATTTCATCATTCCAAAGGttctacttttttctttaatacagAGTTCTGTGTCACTCCAGTTTCAAAAGGAGGATTTGAAaaagagcaatctggatcatttTCATTGAACAAATTAAGGAGGAATCTGTTCCACCAAAGTATGATGTTTGATATTTATGTCCAAATACACTAATCAAATGGATTAAGTACatggtatttttttctttgactTAGTAGGCAAGGTCAGAAGTTCAAAAGCATCTAATCAAAATAGAATTTCACTTTAAAATTTGCACCAAGATAATAGCTATTTTGGCCGTGATCAGATCTATTCAAAATAATTGTAAAGATTTTAAGATATTAATGGAAGAGTCTGGctttaaataattatatttttaatttatgtgaatatattattttgtttatcatgAAAACTTCTAattgttttcttaaaataaattatattggtGATCATAAATACTAATTGTACAACTACAATATTTTAGCATGTAAATCTGTTCTATATTTTTACAATTTAGAAAGTATTGCATAGTCAATCTCAAAGGATAATACATAAAGATAAGATAAAGTTGAGGTTGTAAATGTTATTaatgtattaatttaaaatacCAGAAAATGCTCAGTAGGGCATAATCTTCAATTGACAGGGAATTGGCCTTTATCTAGTTACAGGTTTTCTTTCTTATCTTCAAATAACATGAAAACATTCTAACAATGTTATATGTTGAGTACAATTAAAAACTGGATATTTACTGTCCCTGGTAGTTAAATTTACTATAGTATGAGCCTGatcctgaaccactgaagtcaagtggagttttcagagtagcagccgtgttagtccgtatccgcaaaaagaaaaggagtacttctggcaccttagagactaacaaatttatttgagcgtaagctttcatgagctacagctcacttcatcgaatgcatgcaggggaaaatacagtagggggattttatgtacacagagaacatgaaacagtgggtgttaccatacacactgtaacgagagtgatcaggtaaggtgagctattaccagcaggagaggaaaaaaacccttttgtagtgataatcaaggtgggccatttccagcagttgacaagaacatctgaggaacagtttgggggggggaggaaataaacatggggaaatagttttactttgtgtaatgacccatccactcccagtctttattcaagcctaagttaattgtaatccagtttgcaaattaattccaattcagcagtctcttgttggagtctgtttttgaagtttttttgttgtagtattgccacttttaggtctgtaatcgagtgaccagagagactgaagtgttctccgactggtttttgaatgttataattcttgacgtctaatttgtgtccatttattcttttacgtagagactgtctggtttggccaatgtacattgtagaggggcattgctggcacttgatggcatatatcacattggtagatgtgcaggtgaatgagcctctgatagtgtggctgatgtgattaggccctgtgatggtgtcccctgaatagatatgtggacacagttggcagcaggctttgttgcaaggataggttcctgggttagtgtttttgttgtgtggtgtgtggttgctggtgagtatttgcttcaggttggggggctgtgtgtaagcaaggactggcctgtctcccaagatctgtgagagtgatgggttgtccttcaggataggttgtagatccttgatgatgtgctggagaggttttagttgggggctgaaggtgatagctagtggcattctgttatttcctttgttgggcctgtcctgtagtaggtgacttctgggtactcttctggatttgtcagtctgtttcttcacttcagcaggtgggtattgtagttgtaagaatgcttgatagaaattttgtaggtgtttgtctcagtctgaggggttggagcaaatgcggttgtatcaaagagcttggctgtagacaatgaatcgagtggtgtggtctggatgaaagctggaggcatgtaggtaagtatagtagtcagtaggtttccggtatagggtggtgtttatgtgaccatcgcttattagcaccgtagtgtccaggaagtggatctcttgtgtggactggtccaggctgaggttgatggtgggatggaaattgttgaaatcatggtggaattcctcaagggctgcttttccatgggtccagatgatgaagatgtcatcagtgtagcgcaagtagagtaggggcattaggggacaagagctgaggaagcgttgttcaaagtcagccataaaaatgttggcatattgtggggccatgccggtatccatagcagtgccgctgatttgaaggtatacattgtccccaaatgtgaaatagttgtgggtgaggacaaagtccagCCACCAGGTTTGTCGTGACATTATCgtggatactgttcctgacgacttgtagtccatctttgtgtggaatgttggtgtagagggcttctacatccatagtggctaggatggtgttttcaggaagatcaccgatggattgtagtttcctcaggaagtcagtggtgtgtcgaagatagctaggagtgctggtagcgtagggcctcaggagggagtctacatagccagacaatcctgctgtcaaggtgccaatgcctgagatgatggggcgtccaggattcccaggtttatggatcttgcgtagcagatagaatacccctgctcggggttctaggggtatgtctgtgtggatttgctcttgtgctttttcagggagtttcttgagcagatggtgtagtttcttgtggtaaccctcagtgggatcagagggtaatggcttgtagagtgtggtgttggagagctgcctagcagcctcttgttcccATTTTCAGTATTTCTTATTCTAAGAATGGGGAAAAACACAAAgacaaaaataaagataaatgtgGTGGTGCAGTAAACATCTGCTTCTAATGGTGCCCTTTGTGTAGGAGACTTTACTCCACTTTTACCTCTCCCCAGTGGTGCAAGTACGGTGGTACGGTCTGGTATGCCataccagtaagatatttatagctggaACGGCAGCCTGGAAAGACAGAGGAGGAGCCcgtccccagcccttccacgcagctgcatctcctgagtccccctgcctggggtctgtacagcagccccgtCGGCGGACAGGACTGGGGGCCGTACAGCAGCCGcgccggaggagctgctggtgtgggGCTGCCCAGTTCCTGGGAACCGCAGCGGGGAAAGGAGTAGAACGTGGGGCCTCTGGGCAGCCCTAcgccggcagctcctctggcacgGCTGCTgcaccgccccccccaccccccaccctgtcTTCCagtggggctgctgtacagaccccaggcagCAGGACTCAGGAGAGGTAGCTGCATAGAAGGGCTGGGGGTCGGGCTGCGGGCGGTACAGCAGCCGCGCCGGAGGAGCTGCTGGAGTGGTGCTGCCCGGCGGCCCCACGTTATTCTGCTGCTTTCGCCGCTGTGGTTCTGGAGAGCCCTTATCTCCCGGGAACTGcagtggcaaaaggagcagaacatggggctgctgggtggCTCCATGTCAGCAGCTCCTCCGGTgtggctgtaccgcccccagcctggctcccagcccttccacacagctgcaTCTCTTGAGTCCTCCTGCTTGGGGGCTGTACAGCAGAAGCCTCTGGCACAGCGGGAGGAGGGcagagctcccccccacccccggtagtgtgggatggatgtggatcatggggaggggatggggagagtgcgGGTGCCCCgggctggaggtggggtggggaggggagtagtCATTTGGGGGGGGTCATgtggggaggtcacgtgccccctcccccactttgtgtccctcccatgagtgcagcgtACCGGTAataaatgatttctacttgcaccactgcccCTCCCTGATCCTAGGGGGCTGCTGGAGGCCAAACCAACCAGTAGTGCAAGTTCAAGTAGCCTCAGTGCTGCCCTAACCTGCACCAATGGATAAAAGTCTCCAAAGAATCACTCTGCTGGTCAAGTTGTTTGGAGTGCTTCATACTCTTGGCCTGGAACATCACCTCTGCATAGGGAGACAGGAATAGTTGGTGTAGGGGATGGCCGTGCCCTCCTTATGACAACACAGAATTTCTCTGCTCTAGGGGAGTCCTTTCCTGCTCTCTTAAGACAGTTTTCAGTCCAGTTTGCCCCACATTGGTGCAAAGGGGATTTAAGAGAGGCTGAAGATCAGGCTCATGGTATGAAAGTTAGGAAATTAGCACTTTAAACTCATATTTCAAAAAGTATAAACATCAGTCTGGAAATACTAAGTTCAGATTTCAGTACTCTAACTTTCTGTTTCTTCATTGCTTATACACTGCTTATTGATGTAACAACTCCATTAGTTGTAAAATGGAGAGTCCCGTGTTGGATATATTTATTAAAAGCGTATAGGCCAATACTTTCAatcttaggtgcctaaaattaggttACTAAAATCTTATTTATACATCTAAATAAAAATGGCTTGATTTGCAAAGGTGCTgagttcctgcagctcccattcatAATGGAAATTACTTCACTTCTTTTTAGATACTGATGACCAATTTAGATTTGAGAATGTGGTAATAATCTTTTTTGTTGTACTATAATATAATCTGCATTCACCTTTCTGGCCTGTATCAGGTACAAGAGTTATCTCAAACCTGTCTTGTGAAGGTGTTTAGATTATTCAAGATCTGAGGCATGTATGCTCATGTTGAAAGTGGAAGAAAATGATCCCTGCTCTGTTGGAGTGTGCTGTCTGATCACTATTGGGAGGATAGAGTGATTGCAGTCCCATTCCTATGGAGATTCTAAATCCTGCAGATGTACACAAACACTTCTTTTGCGTGCTGGAATATTTATAAAATCCAAAGGCTACTGGGATCTGATGGGAGGTCTCTGCTCTTGCAGAGTTTATCAGTGAGTCTACATACCATTGTAAATAGTGTCCTGAATTCCATAAACAGCTCAGAAATATACCTACCAAATTTTCCAAAACTAATTAGGTGCTGGCCTTCCTGGATGACACCAGAATTAAACTATATTTGGAGTGTTTGatgtccatttctttttcctaccCTCCTTTCTTCCTCCACCCGCCCCCAACAAAAAGTTAGAGAAACATTTCAAATGTGAATTATCACCAACTTTTCAAATGCTCAAAATGTTCATGAGATGTAGGGTTGTTATTTCACCAGTAACAACATTGTCCTCTGGCGAAGATATCTGTAAGAAATTTCTGCCACCCTTTGAAGTAAAAGTGTCAATATTAAGGTTTCAATGGAAAATCTAGTTACAACCATAAAATGGTGTCTCCAATATGGCTTCATAACTCAGTACTTATTTCCGTCAGTGGATTAACTGTATGATGTGTCATGGTGTGTTCATAATGTGATGACAAATCATTGCTATTTTGTGTGCATTCTTTTTCAGATAAAAGGGTAATGGATATCATTGCTAATTCAGATGCTTACTTGGAGGACCTTTTCACAGACTATTATGAAAAAGCTGCAAGCATGACTGATATCTCTACAAGCTATCTCAGAGAAGGGTCTCATATCCGGGTTAATTTACTTAATAACAACATCCCAAAAGGTCCTTGTGCCCTTTGTGGAATGGGAAAGTCTAAAAGAGAGACAGTCTATGGATGCCTAGAGTGTTCTTTTAATGGACAAAAGTATGTACGACTACATGCTGTGCCCTGCTTTGATGTCTGGCACAAGAGAGTGAGATAAATGATCTATGAGCGTGACTATTGTTATAGACTTCAGTGTAACTGTGCCACAAAATTTCCAAAATTGTTGAATATTAAGTGCAACAGACAttaaaagtgcaaaatatttggttatgctattttcttttttattgtaatgtgatt contains these protein-coding regions:
- the PJVK gene encoding pejvakin isoform X2, with protein sequence MESIRTTRQCSLSVHAGMRGETMRFHIIEDQNHKGREKAIVFPAHTTIAFSVFELYIHLDGNFEFCVTPVSKGGFEKEQSGSFSLNKLRRNLFHQNKRVMDIIANSDAYLEDLFTDYYEKAASMTDISTSYLREGSHIRVNLLNNNIPKGPCALCGMGKSKRETVYGCLECSFNGQKYVRLHAVPCFDVWHKRVR